From one bacterium genomic stretch:
- a CDS encoding OPT/YSL family transporter: protein MADEATQVEKSPEERDREWLETVYKGDSQPQLTIRAILAGMAFGGLMSLSNLYVGLKSGWGLGVDIAAVIVIFALFKALQGVGLVKREFGMMENTIMMTVAVAASWISSAGLVSAVPALTMLTGYTFVWWHLTILIGVILYLGLFMAIPFKRQMIQIDKLRFPAVIPTGETLKAMYSHGGEAMKKAKALGTAGGLGVLIAALRDGVGAIPGLFNAPLAIARVGLGKLTLSFEPSLIFLGIGALFGMKVGLSMLFGFVLNYGVLAPNLINAKIVKHPAPQVRAVALAETPIAIQPGQSFTVVLEEANVAPEMSAGSRVDTLTYLWTQGAVYGSPEHLLRDLNAATLLDGTPNPFHGVISVRDTINKTHGGNVLFVEASRATGWEAELTIAENQPPEVAKALGFAPGATRLQTVGGFRNISAWTLWPGATILVVGGLLALAFQWRTLGRTFGSIFRSLRGKDGGHGGITEHLEIPMTWFVFGFVVFGSASAIVLYWLFDIHWYMGVIAVVLTFFLAAVATRAAAEIGINPIGAMGKITQLTYGVIAPGNMTANLMTAGVTSGAAASCADTISNLKVGHMVGAHPRKQFIAQIFGVLAGALMCVPAYFILVPDANALGGQQFPAPSALVWAGVAKVLSQGLRTLPSSAVIAMGIAFLAGVIIVVVDRIFPKLRPYTPSPAAVGIAMMIPAYTSFSMFLGAVAAYVLEKKAVKWNEMYTIPIASGCIAGESIAGVALAALVAFGVLA, encoded by the coding sequence ATGGCTGACGAAGCAACTCAAGTCGAGAAATCCCCCGAAGAGCGGGATCGCGAATGGCTGGAAACCGTTTACAAAGGTGACAGCCAACCCCAGCTCACGATCCGGGCGATCCTCGCCGGAATGGCGTTCGGCGGACTCATGTCGCTCTCGAATCTCTACGTCGGACTCAAGTCCGGCTGGGGTTTGGGAGTGGACATCGCCGCGGTGATTGTGATTTTCGCGCTGTTCAAGGCGCTGCAGGGCGTGGGACTGGTCAAGCGCGAATTCGGCATGATGGAAAACACCATCATGATGACGGTAGCGGTGGCGGCGAGCTGGATATCGTCGGCGGGTCTGGTCTCGGCGGTGCCCGCGTTGACCATGCTCACCGGCTACACGTTCGTGTGGTGGCATCTGACCATCCTTATCGGCGTCATTCTGTATCTGGGCTTGTTCATGGCGATTCCCTTCAAGCGGCAGATGATTCAGATTGACAAGCTGCGTTTTCCGGCGGTGATTCCGACCGGCGAGACGCTGAAGGCGATGTACTCGCACGGCGGCGAAGCGATGAAGAAGGCGAAGGCACTGGGCACGGCGGGCGGACTGGGAGTGCTGATCGCCGCGCTGCGCGATGGAGTCGGAGCGATCCCGGGTCTCTTTAACGCTCCATTGGCGATTGCGCGCGTCGGACTGGGTAAACTCACGCTCAGTTTTGAACCGAGTTTGATCTTCCTCGGAATCGGCGCGCTGTTTGGGATGAAGGTAGGACTTTCGATGCTGTTCGGCTTCGTCCTGAACTACGGTGTGCTCGCTCCCAACCTGATCAACGCCAAGATCGTCAAGCATCCCGCCCCGCAAGTGCGGGCCGTGGCGCTGGCGGAGACTCCCATCGCGATTCAACCCGGACAAAGTTTCACCGTCGTCTTGGAAGAAGCGAACGTCGCGCCGGAGATGTCCGCCGGCAGTCGCGTGGACACCCTGACGTACCTCTGGACACAAGGCGCTGTCTATGGCAGCCCGGAGCACCTCCTGCGCGATTTGAACGCCGCCACGTTGCTCGATGGCACCCCGAACCCGTTTCATGGCGTGATCAGCGTTCGCGACACTATCAACAAAACTCATGGTGGCAATGTATTGTTCGTCGAGGCGTCACGAGCTACGGGTTGGGAAGCTGAACTAACGATTGCCGAGAATCAGCCGCCCGAAGTCGCAAAGGCTCTCGGCTTCGCGCCGGGAGCCACACGCCTGCAAACCGTGGGCGGATTTCGCAATATCAGCGCGTGGACGCTGTGGCCGGGAGCGACGATCCTGGTCGTGGGCGGACTTCTCGCGCTGGCGTTTCAGTGGCGGACGCTGGGTCGAACGTTCGGCAGCATCTTCCGCAGCCTGCGCGGCAAGGACGGCGGACACGGCGGAATCACGGAACATCTTGAAATCCCCATGACGTGGTTCGTGTTCGGATTCGTCGTCTTCGGATCGGCATCGGCAATCGTTTTGTATTGGCTGTTCGACATCCATTGGTATATGGGTGTGATCGCCGTCGTGCTGACGTTTTTCCTCGCCGCCGTCGCCACGCGGGCGGCGGCGGAAATCGGCATCAATCCCATCGGAGCGATGGGCAAAATCACGCAGCTCACCTACGGAGTGATCGCGCCCGGCAATATGACGGCGAACTTGATGACGGCGGGTGTGACGTCGGGAGCGGCGGCGAGCTGCGCCGACACCATCTCGAATCTGAAAGTTGGGCACATGGTCGGCGCGCATCCGCGCAAGCAGTTTATCGCGCAAATTTTTGGCGTGCTGGCTGGAGCATTAATGTGTGTGCCCGCCTATTTCATTCTGGTTCCCGATGCGAACGCGTTGGGCGGTCAGCAGTTTCCCGCTCCGTCGGCGCTGGTGTGGGCGGGGGTGGCGAAGGTGCTCTCGCAAGGACTGAGAACTCTTCCATCGAGCGCGGTCATTGCCATGGGAATCGCTTTCCTCGCCGGAGTTATCATCGTGGTGGTAGATCGAATCTTCCCCAAACTTCGCCCCTACACTCCCTCACCGGCGGCCGTGGGAATTGCCATGATGATCCCCGCCTATACGAGTTTCTCGATGTTCCTCGGCGCGGTCGCGGCCTACGTTCTGGAGAAGAAGGCCGTCAAGTGGAACGAAATGTACACCATTCCGATTGCCTCAGGCTGCATTGCGGGTGAAAGCATTGCCGGAGTCGCGCTCGCGGCGCTGGTGGCCTTCGGAGTGCTTGCCTAA
- a CDS encoding response regulator transcription factor produces the protein MNKAHVLVVDDEEDILEIVRYNLTQEGYRVTCAESSERALIEIRRHPPDVLILDLMLPGGLDGLDLCRKLKSDAETSQIPIIMLTARAEEADMVTGLELGADDYVTKPFSPRVLSARVKAMLRRQQAESTGILHFTDLVIDPDRHAVHVKGEPVELTATEFRILSVLARRPGWVFSRERIVDATQGTNVEVTSRSVDVHIVSLRRKLGECGRCIETVRGVGYRFREPHDE, from the coding sequence ATGAACAAAGCCCACGTCTTGGTAGTTGACGACGAAGAAGATATTCTCGAAATCGTTCGCTACAACCTCACTCAAGAGGGCTACCGGGTTACATGCGCGGAGAGCTCCGAGCGAGCGCTGATCGAAATCCGCCGCCATCCCCCGGACGTTCTCATTCTTGATCTCATGCTGCCCGGCGGTCTGGATGGATTGGATCTATGCCGGAAACTCAAGTCGGATGCGGAAACGTCGCAGATTCCGATTATCATGCTCACCGCTCGCGCCGAAGAAGCGGACATGGTAACGGGTCTCGAATTGGGCGCGGATGACTACGTAACGAAGCCGTTCAGTCCGCGGGTGCTCTCGGCCCGAGTGAAGGCCATGCTCCGCCGCCAGCAGGCCGAATCCACGGGAATCCTGCACTTCACCGATCTGGTGATTGATCCGGATCGGCACGCGGTTCACGTGAAAGGCGAGCCGGTCGAACTCACCGCCACCGAGTTTCGTATTCTGAGCGTGCTCGCTCGCCGTCCCGGTTGGGTTTTCTCGCGGGAACGGATCGTGGACGCGACGCAGGGAACCAACGTCGAGGTCACCAGCCGCTCGGTGGACGTTCACATCGTTTCGCTTCGCCGCAAGCTCGGCGAATGCGGCCGCTGCATCGAAACCGTTCGCGGAGTCGGCTATCGCTTTCGGGAGCCGCACGATGAGTAA
- a CDS encoding HAMP domain-containing protein: MSKPRLSWTFYPYVLAVLCASLLAVGGFSSHRMWSIRLKNATDDLEIRGRLLLDQLPTQLLSVSGDSLMRLADALADRSGTRITIVDRNGLVLADTQRPHGSQSVPFTPEVRGALSGERGVARRYSATARAELLYVALPIHRDGEIVGALRVSLPIEWLRADFQSTNIHIAIFGLVIAFSAALIVLLLARRIARPLAQMKAGAERFAAGDFSTRIAVPGNVEMGGLAAALNEMAEHLDEKLRALTLRRNEQEAILVSLREGVIAVDGRERVLFVNRAAENLLGIENDRAVGRLLTEVIRVSELHLFIADILRGTSEAAESEIHVTTGTNQVLQVTGTELRDAQGTRIGLLVVLNDVTNLRRLENVRREFVANVSHELKTPVTAIKGFIETLEEGAWEDSSTAHTFLQRISRNADRLNSIIEDLLTLSRIEQEGRQSYLQYPFAGLREIVEAAIAGTSVKAQEHSIGVGLLCPDDLRVRANATLIEQAIVNLLDNAIKYSDPGKIVDIEVERVGSEVCVRVRDHGCGIAAEHLPRIFERFYRVDKARSRKLGGTGLGLAIVKHIVQAHGGRVDVDSTPGAGSTFSVYLPLTERDT; the protein is encoded by the coding sequence ATGAGTAAGCCTCGACTTTCCTGGACATTTTATCCGTATGTCCTTGCCGTCCTCTGCGCATCGCTTCTGGCGGTGGGCGGATTCTCGTCGCATCGCATGTGGTCCATCCGCCTGAAAAACGCAACGGACGACTTGGAGATTCGCGGGCGTCTGCTGCTCGATCAACTCCCCACGCAACTCCTGTCCGTGAGCGGCGACAGCTTAATGAGACTGGCCGACGCGCTGGCGGACCGATCGGGAACGCGGATCACGATTGTGGACAGAAACGGCTTGGTGCTGGCCGACACCCAGCGTCCGCACGGATCGCAGAGCGTGCCGTTCACGCCGGAAGTCCGCGGCGCGCTGAGCGGCGAACGCGGCGTAGCCCGGCGTTACAGCGCGACCGCGCGGGCGGAATTGCTGTATGTGGCGTTGCCGATCCATAGAGATGGCGAGATCGTCGGCGCGCTGCGCGTTTCTCTTCCAATCGAGTGGCTGCGAGCAGATTTTCAGAGTACGAACATTCACATTGCGATCTTTGGACTGGTCATCGCCTTTTCGGCCGCGCTGATCGTGCTTCTGCTGGCCCGTCGCATCGCGCGGCCCCTCGCTCAAATGAAAGCTGGTGCGGAACGGTTTGCGGCGGGTGATTTCTCGACCCGCATCGCCGTCCCCGGCAACGTCGAAATGGGAGGACTCGCGGCGGCGTTGAACGAAATGGCCGAGCATCTCGATGAGAAACTCCGCGCGCTCACGCTCCGCCGCAACGAGCAGGAGGCGATCTTGGTCAGCCTGCGGGAGGGAGTCATCGCGGTGGACGGACGCGAGCGCGTTCTGTTCGTGAATCGTGCGGCGGAGAATCTGCTCGGAATCGAGAACGACCGCGCCGTCGGTCGTCTGCTTACCGAGGTGATTCGCGTAAGTGAACTCCATCTGTTCATCGCCGATATTCTGCGCGGCACAAGCGAGGCCGCCGAAAGCGAAATCCACGTGACCACGGGGACGAATCAGGTTCTGCAGGTGACGGGCACCGAGTTGCGTGACGCTCAGGGAACACGGATCGGACTGCTCGTCGTGCTGAACGACGTCACGAATCTGCGGCGTCTGGAAAACGTTCGACGCGAGTTCGTAGCCAACGTCTCGCATGAGTTGAAGACGCCGGTTACCGCCATCAAGGGTTTTATAGAGACTCTCGAAGAGGGAGCGTGGGAAGATAGCAGCACTGCTCACACCTTCCTTCAGAGAATTTCCCGTAATGCCGACCGGCTCAATTCCATTATCGAGGATCTGCTCACTCTGTCGCGGATCGAGCAGGAAGGTCGGCAGAGCTATCTCCAGTATCCTTTCGCAGGATTGCGGGAAATCGTCGAGGCGGCAATTGCGGGCACCTCTGTGAAAGCGCAGGAGCACAGCATCGGCGTGGGACTTCTGTGCCCCGATGATCTTCGCGTTCGAGCCAACGCCACGCTCATCGAACAGGCCATCGTGAACCTGCTCGACAATGCGATCAAGTACAGCGATCCGGGGAAGATCGTGGACATAGAGGTTGAGCGGGTCGGGAGTGAGGTTTGTGTGCGCGTGCGCGATCACGGCTGTGGAATCGCCGCCGAGCATCTGCCGCGAATCTTCGAGCGCTTCTACCGGGTGGACAAGGCCCGCAGCCGCAAACTGGGCGGTACGGGGCTGGGACTGGCGATTGTCAAGCATATCGTCCAGGCCCACGGCGGGCGAGTGGACGTGGACAGCACTCCCGGCGCGGGAAGCACGTTTAGTGTCTATTTGCCGCTAACGGAGCGGGACACGTAG